One genomic region from Siniperca chuatsi isolate FFG_IHB_CAS linkage group LG18, ASM2008510v1, whole genome shotgun sequence encodes:
- the gtf3c4 gene encoding general transcription factor 3C polypeptide 4: MAAASQSDSAHSLPRNVVIKTELETEDGLLFGPDDVPVKRDPAVPLMAPVSGLQPLSWSQDHRLAVCTTSSMSLMELVCDVHSNKQDLMLHRTSIPVPTETYKLRVGPAAELAQAMEKFSTHPDPTVRQVFLSDRVINPSVGVHKGIKYGSWSPLGCDSSGRCLLACLTLDHRLTIHNSHKRLEWNMLVDLTKKYSERLKERGYAKKDNKPPQANLLDFDELQRRFRMQTPLRMEWSSVYTIKQVQSDNTCIDVEMVLLAVLMENGDLVLWKFVLPFINGADVVFYDIVESGVSRPSDLAWWEYESADRRMSGLIVGSEVGPVKILPVSLSGVKGYFTLRHPVILWKECDEIAVENLKCVPMIHPIQKSSCSLIVASRGCYVFWCLLMISPAGLNVHNSHVAGLHSLPVVSLAVSQHGVAVYTCSIDGWIKKLTPTFTENTLIFKQEDMLRPENLTGRRIHGIAVSRNGAYIALASTQGLVGGYHPVHRTYQVDFVTLKTPEMAAALLLKSPTQNLYKMADLLDLVRWQILKNKCIPASLLEELDLKIQEVDFPYLWRFKLFLVRILYQSLQTPPTDHRWKPTREESKVFVRDEEEENEKDEEESEPGGVKHEKEENREEQMAEVQAWINAVETHLMRENMKKVLGVVYLNTWIAQNTSIPTCGLVEYLSKDANDRASEVLIGHIKNKMNKQTFSERCSLCQAVLPFSEHKQATCKNGHMWLRCVLSYQACQTLTFRRCLLLDSIARLPEPEDPEWIKKILQAPCTLCDSPMI, encoded by the exons ATGGCGGCTGCCAGTCAGTCAGATTCGGCGCATTCACTGCCCAGAAATGTAGTCATCAAGACCGAGCTAGAAACCGAGGATGGTCTACTCTTCGGCCCGGATGATGTACCAGTTAAGCGGGACCCCGCCGTCCCGCTCATGGCCCCGGTCAGCGGGCTGCAGCCGCTCTCCTGGTCGCAGGATCACCGCCTGGCCGTATGCACCACCAGCTCCATGTCGCTGATGGAGCTGGTGTGCGATGTCCACAGCAACAAACAGGACCTGATGCTACACAGGACCTCAATTCCCGTCCCGACCGAAACGTACAAGCTGCGG gTGGGACCAGCAGCAGAGCTAGCTCAAGCGATGGAGAAGTTCTCTACACATCCTGACCCCACAGTAAGGCAAGTTTTTCTGTCCGACAGAGTGATCAACCCATCGGTAGGAGTGCACAAAGGAATAAAATATGGCAGTTGGTCTCCGTTAGGTTGTGACTCAAGTGGGCGCTGTCTGCTCGCTTGCCTAACACTTGACCACAGACTTACCATTCATAACAGCCACAAGCGTCTCGAGTGGAATATGTTAGTCGATCTCACCAAAAAGTACAGTGAGAGGCTGAAGGAGCGAGGCTACGCCAAAAAAGACAACAAGCCGCCGCAGGCAAACCTGCTGGACTTTGACGAGCTGCAGCGGCGTTTCCGTATGCAGACTCCTCTGAGAATGGAGTGGTCGAGCGTTTACACGATCAAACAGGTTCAGTCGGACAACACATGCATAGACGTGGAGATGGTCCTCCTCGCCGTCTTAATGGAAAACGGTGACCTTGTTTTGTGGAAGTTTGTGTTGCCCTTTATAAACGGGGCAGATGTCGTGTTTTATGACATTGTCGAATCAGGTGTGAGTAGACCCAGTGACTTGGCGTGGTGGGAGTATGAAAGCGCAGATCGCCGGATGAGCGGACTGATTGTTGGCAGTGAGGTGGGACCCGTCAAGATCCTGCCAGTCAGCCTGTCGGGAGTGAAGGGCTACTTCACCCTCCGGCATCCCGTCATCCTCTGGAAGGAGTGCGACGAGATCGCCGTCGAAAACCTTAAATGTGTCCCGATGATCCACCCGATCCAAAAATCTAGCTGCAGCCTCATCGTGGCCTCACGCGGCTGCTACGTCTTTTGGTGTTTGCTCATGATTTCGCCAGCCGGACTAAATGTACACAACTCTCACGTGGCAGGGCTGCACTCACTCCCTGTGGTCTCACTAGCGGTCAGTCAACATGGCGTCGCAGTGTACACGTGTTCCATAGACGGATGGATAAAGAAGCTAACACCAACATTTACAGAGAACACTTTGATTTTCAAACAAGAGGACATGTTGCGACCTGAAAACCTAACAGGGAGGAGGATACACGGGATTGCAGTGAGCCGCAACGGAGCGTATATTGCGCTTGCCAGCACACAAGGTCTGGTTGGCGGCTATCATCCAGTTCACAGGACCTACCAGGTTGACTTTGTGACCCTGAAAACGCCAGAAATGGCAGCAGCACTGCTGCTCAAGTCTCCCACGCAGAACTTGTACAAAATGGCTGACCTGCTTGATCTCGTGAGGTGGcaaattttgaaaaacaagtGCATCCCTGCGTCGCTGCTGGAAGAGCTCGATCTAAAGATCCAGGAAGTAGACTTTCCCTACTTGTGGCGTTTCAAGCTCTTTCTGGTGCGTATACTTTACCAGTCATTACAGACGCCTCCTACAGATCACCGATGGAAACCAACACGCGAGGAGAGCAAGGTGTTTGTAAGggacgaggaagaggagaacGAAAAGGACGAAGAGGAAAGCGAGCCTGGTGGAGTTAAACATGAGAAGGAGGAGAATCGGGAGGAGCAGATGGCGGAGGTGCAGGCTTGGATCAATGCTGTAGAGACCCATCTGATGAGAGAAAACATGAAGAAGGTGCTAGGGGTGGTGTACCTCAACACCTGGATTGCTCAGAACACCAGCATACCCACTTGTGGCCTGGTGGAGTACCTCTCCAAAGACGCTAACGACAGGGCTTCAGAG GTCCTGATTGGCCACATCAAGAACAAGATGAACAAGCAGACGTTCTCGGAGCGCTGCAGCCTGTGTCAGGCGGTGCTGCCCTTCTCCGAACACAAACAAGCAACCTGTAAAAACGGTCACATGTGGCTCAG GTGTGTGTTGTCATACCAGGCCTGCCAGACGCTGACGTTCAGACGTTGCCTCCTGCTGGATAGCATCGCCAGACTGCCAGAGCCTGAGG ATCCGGAGTGGATAAAGAAGATCCTGCAGGCGCCCTGCACGCTCTGCGACTCGCCGATGATCTAG